A single region of the Mus caroli chromosome 16, CAROLI_EIJ_v1.1, whole genome shotgun sequence genome encodes:
- the LOC110311722 gene encoding 39S ribosomal protein L28, mitochondrial yields MPLHRYPVHLWQKLRLRQGICARLPAHFLRSLEEERTPTPVHYKPHGTKFKINPKNGQRERVEDVPIPVHYPPESQQGLWGGEGLILGYRYANNDKLSKRVKKVWKPQLFTRELYSEILDKKFTVTVTMRTLDLIDEAYGFDFYILKTPKEDLGSKFGMDLKRGMLLRLARQDPHLHPENPERRAAIYDKYRSFVIPEAEAEWVGLTLEEALEKQRLLEEKDPVPLFKVYVEELVQRLQEQVLSRPAVVQKRAGDHA; encoded by the coding sequence ATGCCGCTGCACAGGTATCCTGTGCACCTATGGCAGAAGCTGCGGCTGCGGCAGGGCATCTGTGCACGCTTGCCCGCCCACTTCTTGCGCTCACTGGAAGAAGAACGGACGCCGACCCCGGTACACTACAAACCTCACGGGACCAAGTTCAAGATCAACCCCAAGAATGGGCAGCGTGAGCGCGTTGAGGACGTACCCATTCCAGTTCACTACCCTCCAGAGTCCCAGCAGGGACTGTGGGGTGGAGAGGGCTTGATTTTAGGCTACAGATACGCCAACAACGACAAGCTCTCCAAGAGGGTGAAGAAGGTGTGGAAGCCACAGCTGTTTACTCGGGAGCTTTACAGTGAAATCCTTGACAAGAAGTTCACCGTGACTGTGACCATGAGGACCCTGGATCTCATCGATGAGGCCTATGGATTTGACTTCTATATTCTCAAGACCCCTAAGGAGGACCTGGGCTCCAAGTTTGGCATGGACCTGAAGCGAGGGATGCTGCTGAGGCTTGCTCGCCAGGACCCCCATCTCCACCCTGAGAACCCTGAGCGGAGAGCAGCCATCTATGACAAATACAGGAGCTTTGTCATCCCCGAGGCAGAGGCCGAGTGGGTTGGCCTGACGCTGGAGGAGgccctggagaagcagaggcttcTGGAGGAGAAGGACCCTGTACCCCTGTTCAAGGTCTACGTAGAGGAGCTGGTCCAGCGGCTTCAGGAGCAGGTTCTGTCCAGGCCCGCAGTGGTGCAGAAGAGAGCCGGTGACCACGCCTGA